The genomic interval AAAAGCAGGAATCAAATGTAAATCAGCTACAAGCGAACTTGCAAAAAGCTCGGCTGCAAGTTGGCTTCTAACGCCGATTTTCAACAATGTTGAAATCGCATTTAAGCTTGCTGCGAAAAATAAAAGCATCTCGTTTTGATAATATACAAAGCCTATTAAAGTAGTTAAACCCATAAGCGATAAAAAAACATAAGTCATTCGTCCCCAGTTCATTTTAACCCCTTAAACCATGCCTTTTTCATACATTGCACGAATTTTTTCTTTTTCTCTTATCTTGCGTTGTTTTTCCGCTAAAAACTCACGGTATTTGTTGACGTCAAATTTAAACCAAATTAAGCTTTGTGCGGCGATAAAAGTTGAACTGAATGTTCCAAATACTATACCTATCATCATTACAAAGCTGAAATTATAAATCATATCTCCACCGAAAAGCAGCAAAATAGCAACACTTATCAAAGTTGTGAACGATGTCAAAATTGTACGTGAAAGTGTCGCTGAAACGGCTTCGTTTATGACGTCATTTATTTTTGCGAATTTGCTTTCTTTTATGCCCTCTCTTATCCTATCGAATACGATTATTGTATCATTCAGCGAGTATCCCAAGATTGTAAGAATGGCGGCTAAAATTTCAAGATTGAAATCTATTTTAA from Campylobacter hominis ATCC BAA-381 carries:
- a CDS encoding DUF6394 family protein; this translates as MNWGRMTYVFLSLMGLTTLIGFVYYQNEMLLFFAASLNAISTLLKIGVRSQLAAELFASSLVADLHLIPAFIIMIMNSHIPAIVVALSIGAVVANVFSLILIVVESAKMKDEF